From the Niveibacterium microcysteis genome, the window CCGCGTGTGGCGCCGATGATGGCGGCTATCGAGACGGCCGGGCGCGACGCACTGGCGACCTTCGGCGAGCGCACGCACTGCTATACCCACCTCTCGCATGTCTACCCGCAGGGCTCCAGCGTCTACTCGACATTCGTGTTCCGCGTCGGGCCGGATTTCGAAACCAGCTTCGCGCGCTGGCAAGCACTCAAGCGCGCGGTGTCGCAGGCCATCGTCGCGCGAGGCGGCACCATCACCCACCAGCATGGTGTCGGCCAGGACCATGCGCCCTGGCTCGCCGCGGAGAAGGGTGCTGCGGGGCTCGCAATGCTCGACGCGGTGCGTCGGCAACTCGATCCTCACGGCGTGATGACGCCCGGCAACCTCTTCGGCGACCGCGATTGATGAATACCGATTGCGACCTGCTGGTGATCGGCGGCGGCATCACCGGCGCTGGCATCGCGCTGGAGGCGGCGCGTCGCGGCTTGTCGGTGACGCTGGTCGAAGCGCGCGACTTTGCCTGGGGCACCTCGTCGCGCTCGTCGAAGCTGGTGCACGGTGGCCTGCGCTATTTGCGCGAGGGTAAGCCCGGGCTGACCCGCGAATCGGTGCACGAACGCGCCGCACTGATGCGCGACGCCGCCGGGCTGGTCGAGCCGCAAGGCTTCCTGATGGCGCACTACCGCGGTCGTTCGCCGGGCCGCTGGTTGCTCGGTGCGGGACTTGCGATCTACGACGCCTTCGCCGGTGTGCGCAGCCGCCGCTACCACGCCGCCGACCGTGCCGCCTGGCTTGCGCCCCACCTCGGCCGGGCTGGTCTTCAGGGCGCAAGCACTTATCTCGACGCGAAGACCGATGACGCCCGGCTGGTGCTGCGGGTGCTGCAGGAAGCGCGTGTGCATGGCGCGCGGCTGATGAACTACACCCGGGTCGAATCGCTGCTGCGCGACGCGACTGGTGTGTGCGGCGCGCGGCTGCAGCCGGAGGCGGGCGCCGCCTACGTGCTGCGCGCCCGTTGCGTCGTGAACGCCACCGGCGTGTGGGCCGACGGCCTGCGCGCCACCCTGGGGGCCGCACCCAAGCTGCGTCCGCTACGCGGTAGCCATCTGCTGTTTCCGCTCTGGCGGCTGCCCTTGGCGCAGGCGGTGGCGTTCATGCACCCGCGCGACGGCCGGCCGGTGTTTGCCTATCCGTGGGAAGGCATAGCGCTGGTAGGCACCACCGATGAGGACCACGCCGCCGACCTCGCCCTTGAGCCTGGCATCACGCGCGGCGAGGCGGACTATCTGTTCGAGGCGCTGGCCTGGCAGTTTCCGTCGCTCGCGCTGTGCGATGCGGATGTGTTGTCGGCCTACGCCGGTGTGCGGCCGGTGGTGGCCAGCGGGCGGGCGGACCCGTCGAAGGAGACCCGCGATCACATTGTGCTGGACGAAGCCGGGCTGCTGACCGTGACCGGCGGCAAGCTGACCACCTTCCGCGCGATTGCGGTGGATGCGCTGGCGCGTCTGGCGCCACGCCTGCCAGCCGCCGGCCGAAGCGCTACGGGCAGCATCTTTGCGCCGGTCGCCAAGTCCGCCGCGCTGGCTGCGCTGCCGCCCGCGCTATGCGAGCGTTTGATCGGGCGCCACGGCGTGGCTACCGAGGCACTGGTCGCGTGCGCCGCGCCGGGCGAACTGGCGCGGATCTGCGGCACGCCCACGCTGTGGGCCGAGCTGCGTTACGCTGCGCAGGCGGAACAGGTGCAACACCTCGACGACCTGCTGCTGCGGCGCACCCGGCTTGGCTTGCTGCTGCGCCATGGTGCCGCGGAGATCCTGCCGCGCGTCGAACAGATCGCGCGCCCGCTGCTCGGCTGGGACGCGACGCGTTGGCGGGCCGAGGTGGCGCGTTATCTGGACATTGTGCAGCGCTGCCATGCGCTGCCGCGCGAAGCCACGCCAGGATTGGAGCACGCATGACGATGCCGGCCCCGGATGATCTTCTGCTCTCGCTCGATTGCGGCACGCAGAGCGTGCGCGCGCTGCTGTTCGATCTGCAGGGGGCACTCGTTGGCAAGGCGCAGGTGCATTTCGACGACTACCGCGCGCCGCAACCCGGTTGGCTGGAGCACGATGCCGAGGGCTTCTGGGCGGCGACGGCGCAGGCCTGCCGGCAGCTTTGGGCCTCGTACGGCCATCTGAAGCCCGCGCTGCGCGGCGTGGCTGTCACGACCCAACGCGGCACCGTGATCCCGATCGATGCCGAGGGCAAAGCGCTGCATCCCGCGTTGATCTGGCTCGACCAGCGCAAGGCGCAGCGCGTGCCGACTGTCGCGCCATGGTGGCGGGCGGCGTTCAAGGCGGCCGGCGTGGCCGACACGATCCGCTACTTCCAGCGCGAGGCTGAGGCCAACTGGTTCGCCGAGTGCGAGCCGGCGCTGTGGGCGAAGACGCACAAGTTCCTGCTGCTGTCGGGCTGGCTCAATTTCCGCCTGACCGGGCGCCATGTGGATTCGGTCGGCGCGCAGGTCGGCTATCTGCCCTTCGATTTCAAGCGGCTCGCCTGGGCGCGGGCGTGGGACTGGAAATGGCAGGCGCTCGCGCTGGCGCCCGATGTGTTGCCCGAGCTCCTGCCGGTGGGTGCGACGCTGGGGCAGGTGACGCGGGCGGCGGCCGCCGACACCGGTATCCCGGAAGGTCTGCCGGTAATTGCCGCGGCGGCGGACAAGGCCTGCGAGATCCTCGGTGCCGGCGCGCCGACGCCGGAGGTCGGCGCGCTCTCCTACGGCACGACGGCGACGGTGAACGTCACCACGCGGCGCTACTTCGAGGCGCTTCCTTGGGTGCCGCCGTATCCGGCCGCGGTGCCGGGCCAGTACAGCAGCGAAGTGCAGATCTTCCGCGGCTACTGGATGGTGCGCTGGTTCAAGGAGCAGTTCGGGCAGGCGGAGCAACTGGCGGCAGAGCAGGCCGGCATCGTGCCCGAGTCGCTCTTCGACGAGATGGTCGCTACCGTGCCGCCCGGCTCGATGGGCCTGATGCTGCAGCCCTTTTGGTCGCCGGGCATCCGCCACCCCGGGCCGGATGCCAAGGGCGCGGTCATCGGCTTCGGCGATGTGCATACCAAGGCCCACCTGTACCGCGCGATCCTCGAGGGCTTGGCCTACGCGCTGCGCGACGGCCGCGAGCGCATCGAGAAGCGGAGCGGGGTGGCGATGCGCGAGCTGCGGGTGTCGGGTGGCGGTTCGCAATCCGACGCGGCGATGCAACTGACTGCCGATATCTTCAATCTGCCGACCTCGCGTCCGCATACCTACGAGACCTCCGGTCTCGGCGCGGCGATCGACTGCGCGGTGGGGCTGGGTCTGCACCGCGACTTCGATTCGGCGGTGGCTGCGATGACGCGCGTCGCGCGGACCTTCGAACCGATCCACGCCAATGCGGCGCTCTACGAGGCGCTCTACACGCGCGTCTACCGCCACATGTACGAACGCCTCGCGCCGCTCTACACCGAGATCCAGCGCATTACCGGCTATCCCAGACTCGACTGAAGACGTTGAAACGAAAACGCCCCGCGCGAGGCGGGGCGTTGGTATGAGCGCGAGGCGTATCAGGAATCCGCCGGCTTCATCTGCGACTGCAGGTAGTTCTGCAGGCCGACCTTCTCGACCAGTTCGAGCTGGGTTTCGAGATAGTCGATGTGTTCCTCGGTGTCGTCGAGGATCTCCTGCAGGATGTCGCGCGACACATAGTCGCGCACCGATTCGCAGTGGGCGATCGCGTCCTTCAGGTCGCCGTGGGCGGTCGTCTCGAGCTTCAGGTCGCCCTGCATGCATTCAACGACGTTCTCGCCGATCATCAGCTTGCCGAGGTCCTGCAGGTTCGGCAGGCCCTCGATCATCAGGATGCGCTCGATCAGCTTGTCGGCGTGTTTCATCTCTTCGATCGACTCGTGATACTCGTGCGAGCCAAGCCGGTCGAAGCCCCAGTTCTTGTAGATCCGGGCGTGGAGGAAGTACTGATTGATTGCGGTGAGTTCGTGCTTAAGCTGCTTGTTGAGCAACTGGATGACCTTCTTGTCGCCTTTCATGTCGGACTCTCCGTTCTTGCGCTGGGGCTTGTGCGTTGGGGCAGGCATGGCAATCGCGCAGGCACGCAAGGGCGTGCTGCGCGCAACGACCGCATTGCGTGGCTACGCCCAGCGTCGCGCTCAGGTCGCGCAAACGACGCGCGCCATTGCCGGCGGCTTGCTGGACTTGCCGTTCAGTGACGGCATTGCAGACACACACGTACATAGCCTAGTCCCGCGGAGAGCGTTGCCACAAGCCCATGTTTGAAAAACGGCTGTGGCAACATGAATAGGAATGGTTCGCATTCTGCTCTTGCGGACGCAAAAGGTCAATTGCGTCCACGTGCGCTCGGGGGACTCCAATGAAAACGGGCCGCAGAGGCGGCCCGTGATGTGCGCAGCAGCATTCCGCTGCAAGCGGCGGTGCAACTACTGTGCCGGCTTGGTGGGCGCCGGCATGCTGCTGTTCAGCGATTCCTGTACCACGTCGAGTTGGCGGATCTGCTCCGGCGTCATCACTTCGAACAGGCGGACAACCTTGCGTACCCCGGTGGTGGTGCTCGCCACGAAGGTCGCGACTTCTTGCTCACGCGGCGAAACCATACCCATCAGATACGCGACACCCGATTCGGTCACGACCTTGACCTGAGTCGAGGAGATTTCCTTGGTCTCGACCAGTCGTGCTTTGACCTTCGACGTCGTCAGCGCATCGCCGCTCTGCTGCGAGAAGCTCGAACGCGGGCCGATCGTCAGTTCGTTGTGCACCGTCCGGATCAGGTGCGGCAATGCGCGCAGCTGCCGTTCCGCTTCGGCTTTCGCTGCCTCGTCCGCCACTTCGCCGCTCAGCAACACGACGCGGTTGAAGCTTGTCACCGACACGCGGGCGGTCGGCCCGAGCTTGTTGCTGATGGCGGAAGAGGCCTTCGCCTCGATCGTCGAATCCTCCACCTGTACGCCGTAGGAGCGGCGATCCATGGTCGCCGTCACGCCCACGGCTGCGCCGGTGACAACCATCGGGACGCAGGCCGGCAGCGACGTCGCCACTGCCAGCACCAATGCGATGCTGCGCAGACTCATGCCTCAGACCCCAGCAACAGGCAGTCGATGCCATCGCAGATGCAGTGGATCGCCAGGATGTGGACTTCCTGGATGCGAGCAGTGCGGTCGTGCGGCACGCACAGGTGCACGTCGCCGTCGCGCAGCATTGCGCCGATCTTGCCGCCACCCTTGCCGGTCAGCGCCACGACCCGGATGTCGCGCTGGTGGGCTGCCTCGATCGCAGCCATCACGTTGCCGGAGTTGCCCGAGGTCGAGATCGCCAGCAACACGTCGCCCGCCTGGCCGAGGCCGCGGACTTGCTTGGCGAAAATCTGTTCGTAGGAGTAGTCGTTCGCGATCGCTGTGATTGCCGAGGTGTCGGTGGTCAGCGCGACCGCGGCCAGCTCTGGCCGTTCGCGCTCGAAACGGCCAATCAGCTCGGCGGCGAAGTGTTGGCAGTCGGCTGCTGAGCCGCCGTTACCGCAAGCGAGAATCTTCCCGCCGTTCATCAGCGCATGGGTCATCGCTTCGATCGCGCCTGCGATTGGCGCGGCCATGGCGTCGACCGCAGCGATTTTCGCGTTGGCGCTGTCTTCGAACTGCTGCGCGATATGGGCAATCAAGTCCATCGTGGCCCCCTGGTCGGTGTCTGAATGGGCGTGCGCCCTAGGATGCGGCGGAGTTTAGCATGCACCCACAAGCCCCCTTTCGCGGATCTGAAACAGGATGAAACCGCGCTCATCCGGGTATCATCCGCGCCCAGCATGATGCCTAGAACCTTGCGCCATTCGCGTCACGAGCGCTGGCTGGCGAACACGCCCTGTGTCCCGCGCAGCGAGATGCGAACCTGGCTTACTGGCAGGGGGTCGCTGACCGCCCGTATCCGTGCCCGCTGTGACGCGTTTGAGGTCCGCGTCCTGCAGCAACGCCTCGGTCTGCCGTTGCCGGATGAACGCCGTCTGATCGGTCTGCGCTGGCATGCGTCGGCGCTTGTGCGTGAAGTGCTGCTGTGTGCCGATGGTGTGCCGGTCGTGTTCGCCCATTCGGTGGTACTGCCCCAGCATCTACGTGGCGCGTGGCACCTCGTCGCGGGGCTCGGTACCCGCCCGCTGGGGGCAGTACTGTTCGCGGATCGCTCGGTGCAGCGCGGGCAACTGCATCTCAAGGCGCTCGATGCGCGGGATCCGCGCTGGCAACGCGCGATCGCGGCGAGCGGCGTCGCGCCGAACGGAGCATTGTGGGCGCGTCGTAGCGTGTTCAAGCGCGCTGGTCGCCCGCTTCTTGTAACCGAGGTCTTTTTGCCGACGCTTCCGAGGCTTTTCAAGTGACCCTGTACGAACGCCTGCGAACATATGAACGCCTGATGCGGCTCGACAAACCCATCGGGATTCTGTTGCTGCTGTGGCCGACGCTCTGGGGGCTATGGTTCGCCGGGGCTGGTAAGCCGAGTCTTTGGGTGGTCTGGATCTTTGTTCTCGGCACCGTGCTGATGCGGTCAGCCGGCTGCGTGATCAACGACTACGCAGATCGCGACTTTGATGGTCACGTCGAGCGCACGGCGCAGCGCCCGCTTGCAACCGGCGCGATCGGCACGGGTGAAGCGCTGGCCCTCGCGGCGGTGCTGGGGGTGCTGTCCTTCTGCCTGATCCTGCCGCTGGAGCGCTTGGTCTGGTACATGTCCGTGCCGGCGGTCTTCCTGGCGGCGAGCTATCCGTTCACGAAACGTTTCTTCGCGATTCCGCAGGCTTACTTGGGCGTCGCCTTCGGCTTCGGCATTCCGATGGCCTTCGCGGCGCTCTGGAACGAAGTGCCCGCGGTTGCATGGTGGCTGCTGCTTGCGAACGTATTCTGGTCGGTCGCCTATGACACCGAGTACGCCATGGTTGACCGACCTGACGACCTGAAGATCGGCATCAAAACTTCTGCCATCACCTTTGGCCGTTTCGATGTGGCGGCTGTGATGATCTGTTATGCAGCCACGATCGGTTTGCTCGCTTGGGTCGGCTGGTTGTTCCAGCGTGGTGTCTATTTCAACCTGGGGCTCGCGCTGGCAGCCGGCATTGCGGCGTACCACTACACCTTGATCAGGGCACGCGATCGTGCCCTGTGCTTCAAGGCCTTCCTGCACAACACATGGTTTGGTGCGGCCGTGTTCGTCGGGCTAGTACTTGACTACGCCCTGCGCGGGACGCACTGAGGTCTAGCGTTTCGTATCGAGCTGCGCGATGCGCGTGTTCGCATCGCGGGCGCCCGCAAACGCCGGGTCGATCTGCAAGGCCCGGCGATAGGCCTGCACCGCTTCCTTGTTGAGCCCTGCCGCTTGCCGCAACAGCCCGAGTTGGTAGAGTGAGTCGGCCTGAGGGTGCTCCGACGCGGCGATCTTCTCGAGTAGCTTGGTCGCTTCGGCTCGGTTGCCACGTGCCAATTGGACGCCGGCGAGCGTATCCAGATAGGTGTTCTCGTTCGGCGACAGTGCCACGGCCTTTTGGCCCCAGGCCAGGGCGTCGTCAAGACGTTCCTTGCGCGACGCAGCCAGCGCGGCTGCGTTGTTGTAGGCGAGCGCGAACTTCGGATCGGCCTTGATCGCCGCCAGGTAGCCGGCATAGGCACCGGCCGCGTCGCCGGCGGCGTGATGCAGCATCCCCTGCTTGAATCGGACTTGGGCCGAATTCGGATCAACCGTGGCGGCTTTGTCGATCAGTTCGATGGCCCCCTTCATGTCGCCAGAGGCTTGCCGGGCGTCCGCCCCTGCGACCATCGCGGAGCCAAATTTCGGATCAAGTGCCACCGCGCGGTCGAAGGCGCGCGCTGCAGCCCGGTAGTCACCCCGTGCCGCTTCCGCCTGGCCGAGCCCGTAGTACGACAACGGGTTCTCCGGCGCCAGGCGCACCGCCTCATTCATGGCGCGCGCTGCGTCGGCCGGGTTCTGCTTCGCGAGCAATGCCATCCCGAGGCCAAAGCGCGCGCCAGCATGGTCTGGCTTCAGTTCTGACGCCTTTCGGAACGCCTCTGCCGCGAGATCCGGTTTGTGAAGGACGTTCAGGTACAGCTCACCCAGATCCAGTTGAGGGGCTGCCGCAGTGGGGCCGGCTTTGGCGGCTTCGAGCGCAAAACGCTCGGCCTCTTTCCACTGTTTCGTGGCCATGCTCAGGCGCGCCATGGCGACCAAGGAGTCCACAGATTGCGGGGCGACTTTGTAGGCCTTCTTCACCCAGTCGCTGGCCTCAGCGTCCTTGTGCTGCAGGCGTGCGATGTCCGCCAGCCCAAGCAAGGGCAGGGGATTGGCGGGTTCCGCCTTCGCGGCTTCACTGAATAACTGCCTCGCCTGGTCGTACTTCCCTTCGTTCAACGCGTCGTAACCCTTATCGAGCGGCGTTGTTGCCTTGGCGGCCGAGCGCGGCTGGATGTCGAGAAAATTATGAATCGGCGTTGCGAGCGATGCGAGTGGCGTCAGGGTGGCGAGCAAGACGGCGAGATGGCGGAGTTTCATTTGTTGGCGGGAGGCTGGACACAAAAAAAGAATACCCCTTTCCGGAAACCGGAAAGGGGTACTTGTGCGTGCTGCAGCGAAAACTTACTTCGCGCGGCGACGGCGTGCAGCTGCCAGACCGGCAAGGCCCAGACCAGCCAGCGCGAGGCTGCCCGGTTCCGGAACATCGCCACCCGGCGGGATGAACACACCACCCGAGGCGCCGAAGCCGAAGATGAAGGTGTTCGGCACACCAGTCGTCGGGCCGCCGGCTACGTTGGCTTGGCCGTATGAGTAGATGCCGATTTCGACGTCGGATGCGTCGCCATCGACCATGCGGCGAGCGAGGTCTGCGTCGGCTTCAGTCCCCGCAGCACCGTAGTAGGTGGTGAACTTGATCGTTTCACCCGCGCCAACCGCTGCGAAGTTGAAATCGAACAGCGCGCCGTGGTCATCCGGGCCACAGTCAGTGAAGTTCGCATCGTCTTGTGCGCATGCAGTCGCGCCAAGTACGCGGTGGCTTGAGGCCAGCGGGTTCGAAGACGAGAAGCCGTCGCGCGTCGTGTGCAGCAGGTTGCTGCCGTTGGCGATACCCAGCGCGCCCGGCACGCCTTGGATCGTCACAAATTCGCTGAAAGCGGTCGGGTAGATGTCCCAGTCCATCACGCGGCGATAGCGCAGGTCACCCGATGCAATCGCGAAAGTCTGCAGGTTCTTGATCGACACGTCGTCAGCGTAGAGCGCCGAAGTCGTGGAAATCGGATGGTAGTTGTGCGTCACTTCCAGAATCGCGGCGCCCGAAGCGTTCAGCACGCGCGACACCGAGATGGCGGTCGATGCCGTGGAGGTGAAGGACACCAGGCTCAGGCCGCCAGTGCCGACGGAGGTGTTCTGGTAGCCAGCTACACCGGTCGAAGCAATCGCAGCACCCCAGCCTTCGCAGGTGCAGCCGTACACCGTGCTGTCGCCGCCGGTAACGTTGTACTTGAGGCCGACGCCGCCGTAGTTCAGCGCGCCCAGGTCGTTAACGCCAAGGCTGACGGTCCCGTTGGTGATGACTGCGCCGGCGCTTGCGGCCGTCGAGATTGCAGCACCGCCGATCAGCAGGATGGCGGCAGCGAGTGATTTCATTTTCACGATTTAGCCTCGTTGTCGTTGGGTGGCAGGACGATGTCCTGACTCGCAGAGATTGAAGCAGGCTTCGTGCCAGCCGTCGTTTGGATTCTATCTAATTGAAATCGTTGATGGTTTTGTTCTGTTTGTCGGTTGCGACAAATGCGGTGTAAGAAAATCCGTCGACGCCCACGCGGCGGAGGTGGAGCCCTGGCGGTATCATCGCGGCCATATCGGACCCAGTTTGAAAGACGCCAACTGCGATGCGTTACAAGGATCTGCGCGACTTCATTGCGCAACTCGAAAGCCGCGGCGAGCTCAAGCGCATCGCCCATCCGGTGGATACACACCTTGAGATGACCGAGATTGCCGACCGCGTTTTGCGTGCGGGCGGTCCGGCGCTCTTGTTCGAGAACGCGCACACGCAGGGGCGTACGTGCGCGATGCCTGTTCTGGCCAACCTTTTCGGTACGCCGCAGCGCGTGGCCTATGGCATGGGCGAGGACGGTGACTGGAAGACGGCCTTGCGCGAAGTCGGCAAGTTGCTCGCCTTCCTGAAGGAGCCCGAGCCACCGAAGGGGCTTAAGGATGCCTGGGAGAAGCTGCCGATCTTCAAGCAGGTGATGAACATGTCGCCGAAGGTCGTCGGTTCTGCGCCGTGTCAGGAGGTCGTATGGGAGGGCAAGGACGTCGACCTGTCGCGTCTGCCGATCCAGCACTGCTGGCCGGGTGATGCTGCGCCCCTGATCACTTGGGGACTGGTCGTGACGCGCGGCCCGCACAAACAGCGTCAGAACCTTGGCATCTACCGCCAGCAGGTGCTCGGACCTAACCGGGTCATCATGCGCTGGTTGGCGCATCGAGGTGGCGCGCTGGATTTTCGCGAACATCAGCAAGCAAATCCGGGAAAACCATTTCCGGTTGCCGTGGTGCTCGGCTGCGATCCGGCGACCATCCTGGGGGCGGTGACGCCTGTGCCCGATAGCCTGTCCGAGTACCAGTTCGCCGGCCTGTTGCGCGGGGCGAAGACTGAATTGGTGAAGTGCCTCGGCTCCGAGTTGCAGGTTCCCGCGTCGGCCGAGATCGTGCTTGAAGGCGTGATCCACCCCGATGATATGGCGCCCGAAGGCCCCTACGGTGACCACACCGGCTACTACAACGAGGTATCGGACTTCCCGGTGTTTACGATCGAACGCATCACGATGCGCCGTAACCCGATCTACCACAGCACCTACACCGGTAAACCGCCGGATGAGCCGGCGATGCTTGGGCTCGCGCTCAACGAAGTATTCGTGCCGCTGTTGCAGAAGCAGTTTCCGGAGATTGTCGACTTCTATCTGCCGCCGGAGGGCTGCTCCTACCGGCTGGCGGTGGTGAGCATCAAGAAGGCCTACCCGGGCCACGCCAAACGCGTGATGTTCGGTATCTGGAGCTTCCTGCGCCAGTTCATGTACACCAAGTTCATCATCGTCGTGGATGACGATGTCGACGTGCGCGACTGGAAAGAAGTGATCTGGGCGATGACCACGCGGGTAGATGCGACGCGCGACACTACGCTGGTCGACAACACGCCGATCGACTACCTTGATTTTGCTTCACCGGTCGCGGGGCTCGGCAGCAAGATGGGCCTGGACGCGACCAACAAATGGCCGGGTGAAACGCAGCGCGAGTGGGGTACGCCTATCGTCATGGACGAGGCGGTCAAAGAGCGTGTCGACTCGATGTGGGGGCAGCTTGGGCTGTAGTGGTTGCCTTGATTCGCGTGGTTTGGTCGTGAAATGAAAAAAGGGGCGTCAAGCCCCTTTCTGCATTTGGTGTCGCGTTCAAAGGTAGAGCGCGATCAGCTTCTTGGTCCAGACCGCACCACGATCGTTCTTGTCTTTCAGGCGGTCGAACTCAGCCTGAAGGAAAGCCTTGGACTCCGGCGTATCGAGATCGCCGATCGCCTTCAGCGCGATCGCCCGGTCTTGCCAGATATCGGCACCGATGCCGCTGTAGAGGTTCTCGAGCAACTTTTGCTGGCTGGTCGCCTTCAGGATGCCGAGCGAGGAAATCGCAGCGAGGCGCACGTATTCCTGATTGTGCGCAGTCAGTTTGACGAGCGGCTCAATCGCGCGCGGATTGTTGCTGAAACCAAGCTGATAGACATCGAAGTAGCTGAGGGGGTTGGTCGCGGCTTCCGCGTTCACCTTGGCCACCAAGCGATCGATCTCTGAGTCGTCGGATTTGAGACCGTACACATCGCGGTTGATCTTTGCCGCGAGCTCTTTGGTGATCAGGCTCAACGGCTCGCTATAGCATGGGTCGTTGAGTTCGTCGAAGCCCCACACCGGGACCTTGGCGCGCTTCACGTAGGCCGTCATCCGCTTCTTGCCGGCGGGTGTTGTGACGTCGGCCACCAGAAAGGTCAAGGTCACCATTGGCGAGAATCCGGTCGCGCGATGATTGTCGATGCCGACTTTGGAGATGCTGATTTCCATCGCCTGATTGCCAGCGCCCTGGGTTACAGGAATACCGCGAGCGACAAGTTCCTTTGTGGTGTGTTCAGCAACGAAGGCAACCGGATCGAGTGGTTTGCCTTTGGCAACGAAATTCATCGGGACGATCCAGGTCGAGAAGCTCGCCTTGTCGCTTGCTGGCCGGCTGTCGACGAAGTTCAACTGATCTTGCTTGCTGCGCGCTTCGCCGCTGAACTTGTGTTCTGAGGGCACTGGATCCTTGATCGGGATAGTGAGGCCACCAGCCGCACAGCCAGCGAGCATCGAAACGACCAGCATGGCGGGGGCCAGCCGGCACACAAACGTATGGAACATTGCTTTTCTTCTCCTTGATGGCTTCGCGCGCCCGCTTCGGTCTCGGTGCCGAGTCGGCAGCGTGCGTCGGCAATTGTGCCGGCTTTGGACTGGAACATTCGTGTCGAGGGCGCGACGAGATCATGGGGGCGGCCGATCTTGCGATAGTTTGCATTCTTGAGAGCCGCCACATCTCGAAGGCGCTGTTGCGGATTGCATCGGGTCGGCACACGCGGAACACTATGAACAGTTCTGGTGAGCGGAGCTCATGTCATGGATACCTCGGTACCAGGGGAACGCTTCACGCTTTACGATGCGCCGCGCCTTGAGCGGGTGATCGACTGGATGGCGGCGCAGGCCTTTCCGCTGCTCGCCGGGGCGGATGATCCGCTGTTGCTCGGCATCCTTCGGCGCGGCGGGCCGCTGTCCGCGATGTTGCAGGCGCGGCTGCAGGCCATCTACGGCCTGGCGCTGCCGCGTTACGAAATCAAACTCAAGCGCTATGGGGACGATCTGGCACTGTTGCACGCCGACACGCAACTGACGGAGAACGCCGAGTTTTCTGCGCGTGATCTTTCAAGCGCGACGGTGCTGGTGGTGGACGACGTGCTCTACCAGGGGCACTCACTCGCCCGCGTTGTCGGCTACCTCACGCAGCGCGGGGCTGCGGCGGTTCATGCGGCGGTGTTGGCGGATCGCTGTGTGGCGTCGTTGCCGGTGAAGGCCGAAGTCGTCGGGCTGTGTTTGCAGTTGTCAGACCGCGACGTCGTTGAATGCCACGTGCCCCCGTACGAACCGGAGTTCAAGATCGAGCTGCTGCGGCCCACGCATTTCGGCGGCCGTTGATTGGCTTACAGCCCGGTCCGTTTGCGTTCGACGGCGAAGCGCGCCAGTGCGGCGGAACCGTCGAGTTCCAGCTTGCGTTTGATGTTGAGCCGATGCGTCTCGACGGTGCGCACCGATAGATCCAGCCGCTGAGCGATCTCCTTGCTCGACAGGCCTTCCGCAATGAAGGCGAGCACTTCCTTCTCGCGCTGCGTGAGCAGCGGGTCGGGCGTTGCGCCGTGTGCCAGCGCGTCTGCCACGCCAGCCGAGTAGTAGCGGCGGCCGGCCATCACGGTTTCGATGGCGGCGACGATCTCCTGCGCCGGGCTGTCCTTCAGTACATAGCCGCGGGCGCCGACGCGAAAGGCTTCGACGACCACCTGCGGCTGGTCGTGCATGGTCAGCATCACGATGCGCAGGGCGGGGAATCGCTCGTGGCATTGGCGGGCGAGTTCCACCCCATTGGTGCCCGGCAGGCCGACATCCATCAGCGCGATGTCGGGCGAGTGCTGTTCGACCATCGTCAGCGCTTCGGCTGCCGAGCCGGCCTCGGCGACGACGCGGAAGCCGGGCACTGCTTCGAGCCTTGCCCTCACGCCATCCCGCACCAGCGGGTGGTCGTC encodes:
- a CDS encoding HEAT repeat domain-containing protein, which codes for MFHTFVCRLAPAMLVVSMLAGCAAGGLTIPIKDPVPSEHKFSGEARSKQDQLNFVDSRPASDKASFSTWIVPMNFVAKGKPLDPVAFVAEHTTKELVARGIPVTQGAGNQAMEISISKVGIDNHRATGFSPMVTLTFLVADVTTPAGKKRMTAYVKRAKVPVWGFDELNDPCYSEPLSLITKELAAKINRDVYGLKSDDSEIDRLVAKVNAEAATNPLSYFDVYQLGFSNNPRAIEPLVKLTAHNQEYVRLAAISSLGILKATSQQKLLENLYSGIGADIWQDRAIALKAIGDLDTPESKAFLQAEFDRLKDKNDRGAVWTKKLIALYL
- a CDS encoding PEP-CTERM sorting domain-containing protein: MKSLAAAILLIGGAAISTAASAGAVITNGTVSLGVNDLGALNYGGVGLKYNVTGGDSTVYGCTCEGWGAAIASTGVAGYQNTSVGTGGLSLVSFTSTASTAISVSRVLNASGAAILEVTHNYHPISTTSALYADDVSIKNLQTFAIASGDLRYRRVMDWDIYPTAFSEFVTIQGVPGALGIANGSNLLHTTRDGFSSSNPLASSHRVLGATACAQDDANFTDCGPDDHGALFDFNFAAVGAGETIKFTTYYGAAGTEADADLARRMVDGDASDVEIGIYSYGQANVAGGPTTGVPNTFIFGFGASGGVFIPPGGDVPEPGSLALAGLGLAGLAAARRRRAK
- the ubiD gene encoding 4-hydroxy-3-polyprenylbenzoate decarboxylase; its protein translation is MRYKDLRDFIAQLESRGELKRIAHPVDTHLEMTEIADRVLRAGGPALLFENAHTQGRTCAMPVLANLFGTPQRVAYGMGEDGDWKTALREVGKLLAFLKEPEPPKGLKDAWEKLPIFKQVMNMSPKVVGSAPCQEVVWEGKDVDLSRLPIQHCWPGDAAPLITWGLVVTRGPHKQRQNLGIYRQQVLGPNRVIMRWLAHRGGALDFREHQQANPGKPFPVAVVLGCDPATILGAVTPVPDSLSEYQFAGLLRGAKTELVKCLGSELQVPASAEIVLEGVIHPDDMAPEGPYGDHTGYYNEVSDFPVFTIERITMRRNPIYHSTYTGKPPDEPAMLGLALNEVFVPLLQKQFPEIVDFYLPPEGCSYRLAVVSIKKAYPGHAKRVMFGIWSFLRQFMYTKFIIVVDDDVDVRDWKEVIWAMTTRVDATRDTTLVDNTPIDYLDFASPVAGLGSKMGLDATNKWPGETQREWGTPIVMDEAVKERVDSMWGQLGL
- the ubiA gene encoding 4-hydroxybenzoate octaprenyltransferase — its product is MTLYERLRTYERLMRLDKPIGILLLLWPTLWGLWFAGAGKPSLWVVWIFVLGTVLMRSAGCVINDYADRDFDGHVERTAQRPLATGAIGTGEALALAAVLGVLSFCLILPLERLVWYMSVPAVFLAASYPFTKRFFAIPQAYLGVAFGFGIPMAFAALWNEVPAVAWWLLLANVFWSVAYDTEYAMVDRPDDLKIGIKTSAITFGRFDVAAVMICYAATIGLLAWVGWLFQRGVYFNLGLALAAGIAAYHYTLIRARDRALCFKAFLHNTWFGAAVFVGLVLDYALRGTH
- a CDS encoding tetratricopeptide repeat protein → MKLRHLAVLLATLTPLASLATPIHNFLDIQPRSAAKATTPLDKGYDALNEGKYDQARQLFSEAAKAEPANPLPLLGLADIARLQHKDAEASDWVKKAYKVAPQSVDSLVAMARLSMATKQWKEAERFALEAAKAGPTAAAPQLDLGELYLNVLHKPDLAAEAFRKASELKPDHAGARFGLGMALLAKQNPADAARAMNEAVRLAPENPLSYYGLGQAEAARGDYRAAARAFDRAVALDPKFGSAMVAGADARQASGDMKGAIELIDKAATVDPNSAQVRFKQGMLHHAAGDAAGAYAGYLAAIKADPKFALAYNNAAALAASRKERLDDALAWGQKAVALSPNENTYLDTLAGVQLARGNRAEATKLLEKIAASEHPQADSLYQLGLLRQAAGLNKEAVQAYRRALQIDPAFAGARDANTRIAQLDTKR